In the Salvia miltiorrhiza cultivar Shanhuang (shh) chromosome 8, IMPLAD_Smil_shh, whole genome shotgun sequence genome, CATGATCGTTATCTCTTCCACTTCGGGTTCGGTTGCCGTTGCAAATTGGACGTTCAAATCAATTCTCTCAAGACTTGTCGTTGGAACGTTTGATTCTTGAGAGAATGGAGAGAATGCTTGGCCGGATGAATTTGCATTGTCGGGAGAGGTAATTTGGGGTGGTTGCTCCAATAATTTCTCCAACTTTCATCCATCTTTTTAgcacaaaatatataaaagaaagaagatgaaaaagaaTGAGAATTGTGTGTAAAGTTGAATGGGGAGTGGGAGAATTTTGTAGAAGGAATAAGatgaataaagaaaagaaaaaaaaatatataaaagaaccATTCGAACGGCTCTCTAccagaaagaagaaagaaagaagaattagccttttatttcaaaaattttattttcaattattttttttaatcaccCTATTTTTTTGATTGGACCGTGCAAAACACGCGTCTTATTGATGTACACTGTGCACGGGGGAGTTGGGTGCAGGACTCGGTGCACGCCGGCGTCCGCGCCCCTAGTGTGGATGCCCTTAGATGCATAAACTTCCGCGGTAAGGCTTCGGAAAgcgacaatatatatatataatataattgtgTTTTAGGAGAATTTCAAGACTTCCAAACTAAATTTTACACATATTTTTCCCAGGCACTGACTAGAGTAATGCTTGAAGACATGtatgatatatttatagatatataatcaaatcaattaCCATCCATGTCGGACTAATATATATAGTTCATGGCTCCTATATATGAATTGTCTCTTTCAGTTATTGGTGCAATTTTCTATTCCCATGTATAAATGTTTCTGcctcaaatatataaatttgtacATTTTCCCACTTTAATTTGATGTTGACGCTGACGGAATAATTACAAGCTCCTTTAATTTTCTCAGACAACTGGCTGTAGGTCTATGAGGTTTTAGGTAACACTAATGGTTTAAATATcacaagaagaaagatgatttCAGaccctttctttctttctttcctttttttcttttaattataaattatataaataaataaataaatttaaagaccgtgTGACGGAGAATTCGAAGACCATGTAACGGAAAATTCGAACCGAGGGCTTCAGGTCTTGGGGAATAACCTTCTACCGTTaagccaacacacgcacacaatcCTTTCTTTTTATCGATGAATCAATATTTGACGACACAAGATTTGAAACTCTTTGTATATGTGATATAATTTATActaactttattattatttgattaattaattaatattaatatatagttTCCGACATAATATATATTCTCTCGGCCatgatatcgttttcacttttgtcgtttcggttcatccacgatatcgttttcacttttaTTTGTAGAAATAGGGTCCACAAATTTTCACTCAACAAATAGTGAgactcaaactccactcacaataatatcACTATTATCACTATtcaccactttattaaaactcatgtcgttcacaaagtgaaaacgatatcgtggacgtagggagtatattttatttaaaaaaaaaacaactctCACACCAAAAAATGGTGTTCACTAGAATTATTCCAAAATCAGCAAAGAGCGTGGCCGTCCTATTAGCTTCCCAACACATATGATTAACCGAACTTTTATCAAAAGTATAATAAATATTCAAATagatcttaattataattaacttCTTCTAGGGTTGGTCCTGATAAAAGAGGCTCATGCCGTAACAATAAAAATGAGACTTCATctactaattaattttttttaattgcccATTTATCTACAATTATAAAGACATAATGTGAAACATGCTAATTCGACAAATTAAAACTTATTAAAATACGATTTTagtaagaaaaagaaaaacgaccTAAAGAAACCCTTATATGCACAacaaaagcagactaagggctaAAACTTTGTTACGAAAAATCCCATAGAAAAAACCGTAAcaagaaaaaagagtactcgtctaagaaTATCAACAAACCAACAAAACCGGCAACGAAGGGAGGAAAACCATAAAATTGTGAACCCTAAAACCTACTGTGGAGGTAAATCGGTCACTATCgtagaataaaaattaattcaatttataaatttaaaataatatatatatatatatatatatatattaccattttcaaattatatatgAACATTTACTATTGATCTCTTTAacaaatactctctccgtcccactccaataggctcgtttttcattttaggttgttccactccaataggctcagtctTAATATGAAAATGTTTAGGACTTTATTAAGTAACAATCAGGGAGTACTATTTAGTCTTAAAAGGTTAATTTTTGGTGGACCACACACTATTTAACTACCAAAAaatgagtttcttaatctccgtgccgaaaagtaatgagcctattggcctgagacggagggagtagcataTTTTATAAAgatatcaattaaaaatatagtaatttatatagaattatatatatatatatatgtgtgtgtgtgtgtgtgtattttacCGTTATATTAGATAAGATCAGCGCATGAAATTTGACCGTTATAACCCCTcattcaaaaatatttattaaaatactaTTTTACCCATatataaataagtaaaaaaaagtTTCATCAGATTTTGTCGGTAGCATAGCCCCCTAAAACAAAAACACACATTTCCTATTCTGAGAAAAAATCAACATTCTACAACCCTTAAAAATATGAAGAAACAGAGATGCAACCCAGATGATTGAAGAATAATTGCCCACTCTAATAAAGACCAGTAATACACTTTGAGAACAATGGATAGGCTCTCTTTTTTCGAGCAGATTTTATTGCATATAGTCGCTGGATCTTCAAAAAGTTGTCGGAGCTCATCTCGCTGTTGGCAGCGGTGCTATCGATCGATGTTGGATCTTCACCATGTATTCGGCGAAAGGATTGTTATAGCAGTTATTTGCACGAAATTTAATTTTTGTCAATCGAATTGTTCATTTCTTTCACTTCTCCAAATGTTATCTTCAAAAGGATTTAAACTCTCAGATATCATACATACTAGATCCATAGCTATTGTCACCCAAAAACGCCATGAACAGATGTAGAAGCGAAGGAGTGTAATCAAGTTCTGTTAATATTGAATCGAAatcatacatattttttttataatcctTATTATATCCCTCAAAATTGCACTACTCATCCACACTGTTACGTGGGAGGCTCAAATCTGTCAAGAAATTTCATACAACAACACAAGTCTTTGCATGAAAACTAGTAGTTGCCTCTTCTTTCCGCATTTATGATGTAAACgttttctcatcatctttgtCTTCACATTTGGGGGActatgcatttttatgtaactTTTCGAGAGGTTTTTGGGCTATAGTGATTATTTTTCTATCAATTCAATATGGGGTTATTTAAGGGTAAGATAGTATTTTcactaaatttttaaataaagaggCTATAATGAGTAAAGCAGGGGCTATGTATAAAACTACCCAtaaataatatatgtatatataaatatcaatAGAAAAAGggcccaaataaatattttaaatatcaaAAGGAAAGGTGCATTTTTGTAAGCAAAAAATAATATTGGTGCGTTTGAACTTGAATGAATCAACAATTAAAAAAGATAAGAATATTTAGTCACTGCATGCAACATTAGAATTGAATTGATTATTTACTTTATAGTTGCATGTAGATATTGTTTTAAATTATGGGCCGGGGCTCTGAGCCGTGGTGCAAGCTTCCCGCACCAAATATGACTGCCATCAACCCAATATTACAGAAAATTCTATCTTCTCTTGCCAATCCGAACGGAAATTAACCAACAATCCACATAATGCAAAACTAACATACACTTTGACAGTCTACTTATTAACGGAAATTTAAATCACTGCATATGTATATATTGATcacaaccatatatatattagtgaACCGGtacagaatatatatatatacaaaaccCAACGAGCTTATGCCATTTAGGAACTCGCAACTCAagcttaattatatatatgtaccatatatatatcttaggcagaaatattaagtatatataaatatatacaaataatcattaatttgaatcatatttatataagtGAGTAAGTATATCAAATTAGTCGAGCTCGAATCCGAGCCCGTAGGCCGTCCTTAAAAGTGGCGGTGAGCCCCGGTGAGAAGCAGGGAGGCTGGTCCGGTTGGTCTAACTCGACCCGGAATCGTCTCAAAACCGAAAGGGCGACAGTCTTGAGCTCCATAAGCGCCAATTCCTTCCCCAAACAGACCCTAATCCCAGCTTGAAAAATAGGGCATTTGAAAGGATTTTCATGGACGAAAAGCCCATCCCTCATCCACCTCTGCGGCTTGAATTCCAAGCAATCCGATCCCCAAATCTCCTCCATTCTCCCCATGGCGTAGGGGTGGAAAGTAACCCTAGTTCCCCCCTTCACAAAGCTCCCATCCGGCAACACATCGTCTTCCAAAcaaaatttcgaatcgaatTGGATCGGCGGATACAGTCTCATGCTCTCATACACCGCTGCATGCAGGTAATGGAGCTCCCGCAGCTGATCGCAGCTCCTCAGCTCCGCCGGGATCacctcctccgcctccgccaGAATCGCCGCCTCCACGTCCGGGTGGCACGCCACCAGCCAGAAGAAGCTGGTGAGGGCGGAGGCCACCGTGTCGCGGCCAGCCAGCAGGAAGCTGATGACGATGTCGATCAGGAACTTGTCATCGCCGACGCTGCTCATGAACCTCGAGAGCAGATCCTGCCGCTCCGAGAACCCCAGCTTCCGCCGCTCCCTGATGAAATCGCGCGCGATCACGTGGATCGTCCCGATCGCCCGCCGCAGCCTCCTCTCGCTGCCGATGTTCAAAAACCTCTTCACCTTCCACACCACCGGAGAGGTCGCCAGCGCCCTCTCCGCGGAGAGCTTCGACGCTAGGTCGAAGGAGGCGACGAAGTCGGATAGCGGCAGCGACAGCTCCAAGCGCGTGGGGTCCAACCCGAAGCAAAACCTCGATATGCAGTCAAAAGAAAACTTCCTAAAGAGGTCCTGCAAATCGAGGATCTGGGTAGAAGCCATGAGAGGCATGAGGCGCTGCTGGATTTCGAGGTTCACGACGTGAAAGGAGTAGGCGCGCGTGGAGACACGGGCGAGCTCGAGGGTGGCCATCTTCCGCTGGAAGGTCCAGAAGGTTCCATCGACGTTGAAGATGCCGCGGCCGAGGAAGTCGCCGAGGATGGCGGAGAAGGGCTTCCCTTTGGGGAAATTGTCGAACCTTGTTTTGAGCATGTACTCCACGTTGTCGGGATTAGCGGTGATGGTGTTGTTGAGAACGTGGATGTGGACCGTCCGATTAGGGGAGTTCTTGAGGAGATGCGTGTACCAATCGCACAGATTCTGGAACTGGATCCTCCACCGCGATTCACTGTATGTTTCGCAGATTTCGCAGCTGCACCAAACCCTCTTTCTCATCACTATAGCTAGTGTGAAAAAGATGAGCAAAAAAGAAGTGAGGGATGAGATAAATAGCAAGCACGAGGCGTTACAATATTGGAGGAGCTCCATTGATGGATAAAGAGTAGTGGAGAATTAAGGCCAATGGGAGGGGAGATGTAATCTTTATGTAGGCTTCTTCAATATATACTTCACATGACACGCACTCACCCAAGATAtaacaaatacataaatgaaataaacGTTTTGACGGAATGAGATGAGGTCCATTTACATGCAATAATTGAGTCTATAAAATTTATGACTCGCCTAGGCTCGATCAATATGGTAAATTAGGCTGCCAAATATTTCTTCGAATAGGAATGGATGCTATTAATTATGGACCAATATATGTAATGACTTAGCCCAcatttggttgggtgtttttagaggttggaaaaagatttaattaattgaattcattacttgttgtttggtttagATAATGacttaaccattacccttattTGAGGGTAACTCAATCATTCAATTTGTTACccttcaaaatagaggggaaacaaaagaaagataatcccttactaatgattcattttcattgttaaaccaaacacttaataaaattaagggttattgttaccatttcaCTCCGTTATTTGATTCAATTTcatttccattcctctacttgaatcaaacgagcacttagtgtatatatatatatatatatatatatatatatatatatatatatatcataggCAAGTTATTTACAGCGGTGATAATATAGATTACTATCAGAATAATTCAGATACTGTATTGCCAATTTATTTGATATTTTTCTCTTACATTTTCTTATCATCTTAtgatgcgttctctttggttgtaaatttatcatgagaaaataagggataaacaaaacttcaccctttaaatcatttttttcttttccatcatttcctacaaaatagaatttgacccttccttttcactacaaaggagagataatattatcacaccaaaaatggagggataatattatccatcctttaTAGTGAAAATGAAGGATCAGattcaaattctattttgtagaaaatgaggggaaagaaatgaatgatttaaagagtaaaattttgtttatccctcttttttctcgtgataaatttacaaccaaagataaTGCACCCTTAGAGTTTATTTTAGGGGTTATAGCAAAagaatacacgaactttgaaaagagttgtaattttcacctgaacttttaattaaaccccaaaaatacatgaatttacaTTTTTGTTGCGATTTTTACCTAAGTTTGACTTTTatcgaaattagagcttagtttACAGTCGAAAAATCATCTGATGTTGGTCTAAACTTCTGATGATGAGGGATATTTAGAAGTTCGGAGGTCTAAAAAgacataaattaatatatatttgacttaattttgactgtcaattaagctctaattttgttgaaagtcaaacttaactgaaaatcgaaacaaaaatataaatttatatattttttgacttaattaaaaatttaggtGAAAATTAACCAAATATTTGGGATGGATTTGTCGATTTTGAGTTTGTTGgatggattatgcatgaaaagatGTAGTAATCAACTAGTTAGCGAATTAATTAACCACTTTAGATTTATTTTGTGAAATGACAGTCAATGAACTTGCTCAGTCAATACGACTTCACGCACTTGATTCTTGATACTTCAGATTTAGGGTACCATATTTAGTGTTccaatttttttcttcaattttaattttatatgctttaatttaattgtgaAAAACATTACTTAGGATTTATTCGTCCAAATTAagtgtataattattttttatcatttaattttatttttattagttaataatgcACTATTAGGGTTTGTAAATCTAAAGTTAGTTATAGTATAATTCTTCTAATCGTAacccttttaaaattaatattcttttttaaaaaaagatgatCGATAATGGTTCCCAATTTTTCCACTTGTGTGACTCGAACCCACGACCTAATAATCTTTTGAAATAATAGTTCAATATAActcaaatattataataaattttatttttataaaaaatattattaaattaattcttacaAGAATAGCATGGAGACAAGTACACAATTAGGATCTTCAATCTAATCAAAATTTCCAATGGATTCATCAGAAATTATagtattagtatatatatatatatatataattaactcACATTTTTCAATGATAgtgaggtttttttttttttttgaaggaagataGTGAGGTTTATAATCATCATATTTAGAATGTGCATAGTGGCATATATGTTTTGAAACGTTGATTATTATAATAATGACATGTCGTACAAGGGAACAACTAGTGGGGGTAAGGAAAGCATTTCAGCTGTTTTTGTACACATCCAAAAGGTTATATTTCTTTTCCATGACATTAATTAATGGGAAATGTTTTTGTTACGGTGGGGCACGTTATCATGCTTCCATGACATTAGTTTTTaattcttccttttcttttcttttcttttcaatttaagATATGATGAGAAGTATTCAATGCCTTTATTTATCCCTTTCATTACCCAATTAGTTATAATTATTGTTGATGATTAATTTACCTGTAATTAGGGTTTTCTTCAACGATTTTATTTTCTATGCTCTCTCCGaccacgaaagaacttcttaggaagaagtggcacgtcttttaaaaaaattaaagttgtTGAATATAGTAAGAGTGGAGATaatgttattgaatttattGGTAATGATGAAAATGTGTGGTAATTAGTATTGACAGTGGTGAAaaataagtggtggggtatagtccaaaaataggtagaaagtttttttatggacgtcccaaaaagaaaaagtaggaggttctttcgtggacggatggagtaatatttaaagAGATTATTATGATATTGTTGGTCCCGTGCGAGCATATAGTACTGGTGCATATTTAAAGGATCAGTGA is a window encoding:
- the LOC130996575 gene encoding cytochrome P450 94C1-like, whose protein sequence is MELLQYCNASCLLFISSLTSFLLIFFTLAIVMRKRVWCSCEICETYSESRWRIQFQNLCDWYTHLLKNSPNRTVHIHVLNNTITANPDNVEYMLKTRFDNFPKGKPFSAILGDFLGRGIFNVDGTFWTFQRKMATLELARVSTRAYSFHVVNLEIQQRLMPLMASTQILDLQDLFRKFSFDCISRFCFGLDPTRLELSLPLSDFVASFDLASKLSAERALATSPVVWKVKRFLNIGSERRLRRAIGTIHVIARDFIRERRKLGFSERQDLLSRFMSSVGDDKFLIDIVISFLLAGRDTVASALTSFFWLVACHPDVEAAILAEAEEVIPAELRSCDQLRELHYLHAAVYESMRLYPPIQFDSKFCLEDDVLPDGSFVKGGTRVTFHPYAMGRMEEIWGSDCLEFKPQRWMRDGLFVHENPFKCPIFQAGIRVCLGKELALMELKTVALSVLRRFRVELDQPDQPPCFSPGLTATFKDGLRARIRARLI